AAGCGCTTCGAGAAATGGGGATAAAAAAGATATCCGCCATATACGAGAAATCAAATCAAATAAAAATATACTAAGCACAACATATCCGAGTACTCCCATCTGAACAAGAAGTGCCAACCATGAATTGTGAATATTTCGTATCTCGACGAAATCTCGATACTCCCCTGATTCGACAGGTATCCGCACGCCAAATCCAGTACCAAAGAGCGGGTTCTCTGACAAAGCAGAAAAAGCACTGCTCCAAGTAGATCCACGCCATGAGATACTAGTATCCGCTGTGCTCCCGATAGACGTGAGACGCAGAGATACGGTCTCTACAATAGACTGTACCCGGTGACCGATCGTACTTGTCGGTACGATAAGTGTCAGGAAGAATGCAGAGAACAATAAGACTGATGAAGAAATAAACACAACAAGAAACATTCTCTTCGTTCGTATTCGAAGTGTTCTATCAAACAAAAACACATACGAAAAGATGAGCGATACAAACATGCCGATCCACATATGACGCATGAGTGACCCTACGATACCAAATATCCACAAAGCGAGTGCTATCCATAGGACCGCACGATACCGATACTGTTCCCAGAATGTCCCTGTGACAATCATTCCGAGTACTGCGAGAGAAAAATAAAAGGCATGAGGAAAAGAGAGAAGACGAACACCTTCTGTCGAGAGCGGTGTGAATTCCGTCCACAACCCTTCCCCTCGTATCACACCGATGATGATGAATATAATACCAAGCACCACTGCGAACAAGAAATATTTCACCACTTGTTTGATATCAGATTCATTCTCTAGTATCAGTGGTAAAACGAAGAAAAGCACTCCATAAAACACATAGTTTTTCCATGTACTGAATGCTACTGAAATATCCTCTGTATTAAAACCAATGACGCTCTCAATAAAATATATCGATGCCAAAACGAAGAAAAGAATGAGAAATACTGACACTCTGTCGAGAAAAAATCGAGCCTTGCCATATATCATTTTCGCCAACACTCCCACGTAAACTCCGAACAGAACAATATCGAGAGGGTACAGCTTGATCATCGATGTACCGAATTGAAATGATTCGAGTGTGAAGAAACGTTCAAAGAGAACAGTGAGGACAATAAGTGACAGCACTCCTGCTTTAGGACGGAGAAGCGAAAGAAAGAACAGTGGTATGGTCGCAAGAAGCATCAATCCTGGTACAAATCCGAATACCCATCGTGTCAGAGCAATGAGAGAAAACGAAAGAATAATCAAAAACACCGATCGATCCGTATCAGTTATTTTTTCTTTGATAGTGCGGATGATAAGAGCAAAATCCATAGAGCAAGTATAATGTATTCTCTTCCATTCTTCTAGAAGAGAAAAAATGAGAAGAGAGACTGACCATTCGTATTGATACAAATATTATTCTTCCACGCTGGTGAAATACTAGTATCTATTCACTACGCTACTCTCCGAGAAAAAAGTGTGGCGGATTCTTCTGTTGTTCCAGAAAAATCCGCCGACTTCGTTTAGTACGGGACAGTCTGTTTTTTTCCACACAGCATCCCGTTTTTGATCGCCCCTTCGTACTGCATTTTCACGATACGGGCAATCATACCCTGGTACCCCCGCTTGAGTTCAGACTGTTCGTCCCAACCTTTGTCAGAAGCACCGGCAGACATGAGCACGTCAGAGGCTGCGCCCATCGCTGATGAGAACCAGTCGAGTGTTATCCCGAAGTGACCGTTGCCGATCAATTTCTCAGAAAAACTGAGCTCGGGGTTTTCACGAGCCACACCACGGACGAATTGCTCCGCAAGCGGTGTACGGATGTCATACGGCAGTGCTTTCGTACGCACCGTATTCCATCCCGCGAATACTGACGAGAGTCCGCTCTTACCCTCTGTCGCGATTTTCTTCAGTCGCGAGATGTCGGTACCACCAGCACGCACCATATCTCTCCGATAGGCGCTATCGGAAGTGAGTTTTTCTGGTCTCTCGAGAGTGATCTCATCACCGTAGAGGCTCCAGAGTCTCGTCATCCGCGTGTCGGCAAATGCTCCCACCACTGGTTCGTCAATATTTCCTTCGACGATGAATACCAAACGGAGAGCACACTCGGCATAGCCGGTGTAGAGCGCCTGAGCCGGATACTCTTTTCCAGTCGTCACGCCAAACGCAATTGCGTTGTAGCGCATCCGCAGTGGGTGCATTTCTGCCATCAGTGCATCAGGGAAATTCCCGAGCACAGCAGAGAACCGTCCAGAACGGATAGCTTCTGTTTCCCTAATCCCAATAAAACTAATCGGGTCGAGGGAGACTTCCGTTTTCGCTCCGAATTCATTCGCGACTGCCATGGTGTTACCACCGAGCGTCGCACAGCCTGTCAGCAGAAGTGCCAACAAGAAAAGTATGATTCGCATCATGTGATAACTCCTGTAAAATTGAAAGGTACTCTCTGTTTTCGGGATCATTTCTGATACCGCGGGTAGAAGAATGAATCATCACTGTTCCGCCCGCCGTACCACAAAATCCTGTTTTTTCTCTCCTTTGATAACTGTATATTATACTCTATTTCAACAGAAAAGTCAAGAGCCCACAGATTCCAGTTGGAAAATGTGGGCTCTTTTTTGGCGATGTTTCTCGCCCATTGTGGGGTTACTGCGATTCGAGAGCGCAGCCGTTTTTATTGGTGCATTCGGTCACCACACCTGACAATGTGTAGGGATTGCCAGCCGGGGTAATCAGTAACCAACGACCACTGGCGTCCTTGACCTGGAACCGGCCACCGTTCTCGGAGACCTTGGACAAGACGCCGACGCCGTCCTTCATGGCGATCGGCCGTATTCCTTGGTTCTGGAAATGGACCAAGGTTTTTGCTGGAATACCCGCGACCGTGATGGTCACGTCGTCGCCCGCTTTCGTGGCCGTGATCGTACCCCCCGAAACGGCGAAGGTTTTGGCAGAAGTCAGGCCAGCGAATGCAACCAAGGCGGTTGCGAGGGAGAGGGAAAGAACTTTGTGCATGGTAACCTCCTAGGTTGCACGTTTTGATTCATTGAGTGTGGACACTCAACGGCCCGCAAAACAATTTTTGAGGACTTTCCATATTACACCAAAACAAACGTTTTGTCAATAGCTAAAAAATGC
This DNA window, taken from Candidatus Moraniibacteriota bacterium, encodes the following:
- a CDS encoding O-antigen ligase family protein, with amino-acid sequence MDFALIIRTIKEKITDTDRSVFLIILSFSLIALTRWVFGFVPGLMLLATIPLFFLSLLRPKAGVLSLIVLTVLFERFFTLESFQFGTSMIKLYPLDIVLFGVYVGVLAKMIYGKARFFLDRVSVFLILFFVLASIYFIESVIGFNTEDISVAFSTWKNYVFYGVLFFVLPLILENESDIKQVVKYFLFAVVLGIIFIIIGVIRGEGLWTEFTPLSTEGVRLLSFPHAFYFSLAVLGMIVTGTFWEQYRYRAVLWIALALWIFGIVGSLMRHMWIGMFVSLIFSYVFLFDRTLRIRTKRMFLVVFISSSVLLFSAFFLTLIVPTSTIGHRVQSIVETVSLRLTSIGSTADTSISWRGSTWSSAFSALSENPLFGTGFGVRIPVESGEYRDFVEIRNIHNSWLALLVQMGVLGYVVLSIFLFDLISRIWRISFLSPFLEALRMALLTLVCYQGVVFLAQPYLETNLTSIFFWLTLGLIQTLLTLVKKNKAVSL